In Synechococcus sp. PCC 6312, one genomic interval encodes:
- a CDS encoding DUF5615 family PIN-like protein: MPRRRIGMFSFYVNENLSSIIVKELRHLGYDVLTSYEAGNANQKVPDEQVLSLATEQQRSVITHNRDDFLKLHRSGFSHAGIIVLKEDRERLKQVFVLHQYLISQESLQGRFIRVLRQNQQGLSEAQFIIKEY; this comes from the coding sequence ATGCCCAGGAGAAGGATTGGGATGTTTAGCTTCTATGTCAATGAAAATCTATCCTCTATTATCGTGAAAGAGTTACGGCACTTAGGATATGATGTGTTGACCTCCTACGAAGCTGGTAATGCCAATCAAAAAGTCCCTGATGAGCAGGTCTTATCCCTAGCAACTGAGCAACAGCGTAGTGTAATCACCCATAACCGAGATGATTTCTTGAAATTACACCGCAGTGGTTTCAGCCATGCTGGAATCATCGTTTTAAAAGAAGATCGTGAACGATTAAAGCAAGTTTTCGTACTCCATCAATACTTAATTTCACAAGAGTCCTTGCAGGGACGCTTCATTCGAGTCTTAAGGCAAAATCAGCAAGGTCTGTCTGAAGCTCAATTTATCATTAAAGAGTACTAA
- a CDS encoding RAMP superfamily CRISPR-associated protein — protein MVFERPKRPGQSQSKPQALQRNNYAATQRPQPQASGGGRAGNPPRNPGQGGPNRNHPGGNNEPIPSPWLEHPLDPQPDPDSTASFVEYLRWMREVNRNPNKDGKDSTDPNTKVQIMQMAMGQDYHKRLEKLHDRTQLIAGQANCFEVTSSWRIRVGGHRGPESILLPAFDALGMPYIPSSTLRGVARTQAIREIMERENITDWREAEKRIAPYFGSLDAKDNANKAGKVIFLDAYPMPSSKTAGLEVDMANNIWNWGDGNNLPGYSPNPNPFFSLKKSKFLIGIKQTGACDVQTFNQVKKWLIQGLAAGIGSQVNTGYGVLSTNNKVPPGFFRVDFTLEGQLIHSQQKIDLQQPFKIERDGKLKRNNKGELVPNTASQAEVRSVAFKSMLRYWFRAFTLGVMPVNTVKELEAEIFGDINIKPKPKRGYLIVRIENDQLVQMKPRPNQQGRQEACGKQLGTLVLDYSTEVSAQKGENLAKLSKSLTWLMFHLGGIGQGARRPCYSRQNRNNPKPPWWRGATLKPERNDNFWELPKTPQAMHSRFRQHLDQFYQALSQFTQANINPRNLRPNGVVRNNQWKEAIDAHCRILVCSGREDYGKPYALAQLHHPRFKQGNYYDGNLCGQVGGPGGVKPSPVWIADLEHYQIVTVFGATEAPRSRFIEELNTNAEACFQIFPFT, from the coding sequence ATGGTTTTTGAACGTCCCAAACGCCCAGGCCAGAGTCAGTCCAAGCCTCAAGCCCTACAACGCAACAACTACGCAGCCACTCAACGCCCTCAGCCCCAAGCATCTGGGGGAGGCCGAGCTGGAAATCCGCCCCGTAATCCAGGCCAAGGCGGGCCAAACCGTAATCATCCCGGCGGTAATAATGAGCCAATCCCATCACCTTGGTTAGAACATCCACTTGATCCACAGCCTGATCCTGATTCAACTGCAAGTTTTGTCGAGTACCTCCGATGGATGAGGGAAGTTAATCGAAACCCAAATAAAGATGGTAAAGACTCCACTGATCCAAATACGAAAGTCCAAATCATGCAGATGGCAATGGGGCAGGATTATCACAAACGTCTTGAAAAACTTCATGACCGAACTCAATTGATTGCAGGCCAGGCCAATTGTTTTGAAGTCACCAGTTCTTGGCGAATTCGTGTGGGTGGGCATCGGGGGCCAGAGAGTATTTTGTTACCCGCCTTTGATGCTCTAGGAATGCCCTATATTCCCTCTAGTACGTTGCGCGGTGTGGCTCGAACCCAGGCCATCCGAGAGATTATGGAACGGGAGAACATTACGGATTGGAGAGAAGCCGAAAAACGGATTGCCCCCTACTTTGGTTCCCTAGACGCAAAAGATAACGCTAATAAAGCTGGTAAAGTCATTTTTCTTGATGCCTATCCGATGCCTAGTTCTAAAACGGCTGGCCTGGAAGTAGATATGGCCAACAACATTTGGAATTGGGGTGATGGCAATAATTTACCAGGCTATTCACCAAATCCAAATCCCTTCTTTTCACTCAAGAAATCCAAGTTTTTGATTGGAATTAAACAAACCGGGGCCTGTGACGTACAAACCTTTAATCAAGTCAAAAAGTGGCTCATTCAGGGACTTGCAGCAGGCATTGGTTCTCAGGTGAATACAGGCTATGGAGTTCTCAGTACGAATAACAAGGTTCCGCCAGGTTTTTTCCGAGTAGACTTTACTCTCGAAGGTCAACTGATTCATAGTCAACAAAAAATTGATCTTCAACAACCCTTTAAGATTGAACGAGATGGAAAACTAAAACGAAATAATAAAGGAGAATTAGTTCCAAATACAGCTTCTCAGGCTGAAGTTCGCTCTGTGGCCTTTAAGTCTATGTTGCGCTACTGGTTTCGGGCTTTTACCTTGGGTGTTATGCCAGTCAATACAGTAAAGGAATTAGAAGCTGAAATCTTTGGAGACATAAACATTAAACCAAAACCCAAACGAGGCTATCTTATAGTACGGATTGAGAATGATCAACTTGTCCAAATGAAACCCAGGCCTAATCAACAAGGGCGACAAGAGGCCTGTGGCAAACAATTAGGAACTTTAGTTTTGGATTACTCAACAGAAGTCTCGGCACAAAAAGGAGAAAACCTAGCTAAACTATCAAAATCCCTTACTTGGCTGATGTTTCACCTTGGCGGGATTGGTCAAGGGGCAAGGCGACCATGCTATTCTCGTCAAAATCGAAATAATCCTAAACCACCTTGGTGGCGGGGAGCAACTCTAAAACCTGAAAGAAATGATAATTTTTGGGAATTGCCTAAAACTCCTCAAGCAATGCACAGTCGATTTCGCCAACACTTAGATCAGTTCTACCAGGCCCTATCGCAATTCACCCAGGCCAACATCAATCCCCGCAATCTAAGACCAAATGGTGTAGTTCGCAATAATCAATGGAAAGAGGCGATTGATGCACATTGCCGAATTTTAGTGTGTTCAGGTAGAGAGGATTATGGTAAGCCCTATGCCTTAGCACAACTTCATCATCCACGATTTAAGCAAGGGAACTATTATGACGGAAACTTATGTGGACAGGTTGGAGGGCCTGGGGGTGTTAAACCTTCTCCCGTTTGGATTGCGGATTTAGAACACTATCAGATTGTGACAGTATTTGGAGCCACCGAAGCCCCACGTTCTCGATTTATTGAAGAACTTAATACTAATGCCGAGGCCTGCTTTCAAATCTTTCCTTTTACTTAA
- a CDS encoding AAA family ATPase, translating to MLLILRGLPGAGKTTLAKLLTKHECSADDFPNLYQNGQLQKILVPASHAWCQQSIKEYLELYDNEEIIAVHNTFCQNWEIKPYIEMAQKYGHDFSVVTVEGNYGSIHNVPPEVMESMKERWESFSLDVINAETPC from the coding sequence ATGCTGCTGATCCTCAGAGGCTTACCAGGGGCCGGAAAAACTACCCTGGCCAAACTACTAACCAAGCATGAATGTAGCGCAGACGATTTTCCAAATCTTTACCAAAACGGACAACTCCAAAAAATTCTAGTCCCTGCGTCCCATGCCTGGTGCCAGCAAAGTATCAAGGAGTACCTGGAACTCTACGACAACGAAGAAATAATCGCAGTCCACAATACCTTTTGCCAAAATTGGGAGATCAAACCCTACATTGAAATGGCCCAAAAGTATGGCCACGACTTCTCTGTAGTCACAGTTGAAGGCAATTACGGCAGTATTCACAATGTCCCGCCAGAGGTAATGGAATCCATGAAAGAACGGTGGGAGTCTTTCAGCCTGGATGTCATTAATGCAGAGACACCATGCTGA
- a CDS encoding transposase has translation MKTNLPGMSDEEISELYRHRWTIENLWKFLKMHLSLDKLIPNSLDDITTQIYMILITYLIL, from the coding sequence TTGAAAACTAATCTTCCAGGAATGAGTGATGAAGAGATTAGTGAGTTGTATCGACATCGCTGGACAATTGAAAATCTATGGAAATTTCTAAAGATGCACTTATCTTTAGATAAATTAATCCCTAATAGTCTTGATGATATAACCACACAAATTTATATGATTCTGATTACATATTTAATCTTATAG
- the cas1 gene encoding CRISPR-associated endonuclease Cas1: MKSLYVSQQGCYLCLSQEQILIKKGKTTLNQVQLPLVEQILIFGKSQVTTQLIRACLAQEIPILYLSRMGYCYGRVLPIQRGYRQLSRYQQLLTPVDRLLAAQAIVTAKLKNSRVFLMRHHRSHPSTNLEMAIQQLGYLITKVPQTDTIERLLGTEGAGAAIYFATFGNCIQNPNFIFIARTRRPPGNPINAMLSFGYQVLWNHLLSLIELNDLDPYQACLHQASERHAALASDLIEEFRTAIVDSLVIYMINRNMIDADQDFEFINGGCYINDSGRKKYLQAFLNRMEEAIGPDHQLRWDSLMQQVKRFREFAYAPSRKYQPYLIR, from the coding sequence ATGAAATCGCTTTATGTATCGCAGCAAGGGTGCTATCTTTGCCTGTCTCAAGAGCAAATACTGATTAAAAAGGGTAAAACAACCCTTAATCAGGTCCAACTCCCCCTAGTTGAACAGATTTTAATTTTTGGTAAATCCCAGGTCACAACCCAGTTGATTCGTGCTTGCCTAGCCCAAGAAATTCCGATCCTTTATCTTTCACGCATGGGCTACTGCTACGGCAGAGTTTTGCCAATTCAGCGAGGCTATCGACAACTGAGCCGCTATCAACAACTCCTGACCCCAGTGGATCGGCTTTTAGCAGCCCAGGCCATTGTGACCGCCAAGCTAAAAAACAGTCGAGTCTTCTTAATGCGGCATCACCGTTCACATCCATCAACCAATTTGGAAATGGCAATTCAGCAACTCGGCTACTTAATCACTAAAGTCCCCCAAACAGACACTATTGAGCGACTACTCGGGACTGAAGGTGCTGGTGCTGCCATCTACTTTGCCACATTTGGAAACTGCATCCAAAATCCAAATTTCATCTTCATTGCTCGCACACGCCGTCCCCCAGGAAATCCGATTAACGCTATGCTGAGTTTTGGCTACCAAGTACTTTGGAACCATCTCTTAAGCCTGATTGAACTTAATGATCTTGATCCGTATCAAGCCTGTTTACATCAGGCCAGTGAACGACATGCGGCCTTAGCTTCTGATTTAATCGAAGAGTTTAGAACTGCCATAGTAGATTCATTAGTTATCTATATGATCAATCGCAATATGATTGACGCAGATCAAGACTTTGAATTTATCAATGGTGGTTGCTATATAAATGACTCAGGACGTAAAAAATACTTGCAAGCATTCTTAAATCGTATGGAAGAAGCAATCGGCCCAGACCATCAACTCCGATGGGACTCCTTAATGCAACAAGTTAAGCGATTTCGGGAATTTGCATATGCTCCAAGTCGTAAATATCAACCCTATCTAATTCGCTAA
- the cas2 gene encoding CRISPR-associated endonuclease Cas2, with protein sequence MLLYIIAYDIPCNKRRKKVSDLLEGYGTRVQYSVFECILSNKKYCELKRRLLKRVNVNEDHLRFYPLSKHTLETIEVWGGSPVINQATSTII encoded by the coding sequence ATGTTGCTTTATATTATTGCCTATGACATTCCGTGTAATAAGAGGCGCAAAAAAGTATCTGACTTACTTGAGGGCTATGGAACCAGAGTCCAATACAGTGTATTTGAATGTATTTTAAGTAATAAAAAATATTGCGAACTCAAAAGACGATTACTCAAAAGAGTTAACGTTAATGAAGATCATTTGAGGTTTTATCCATTGTCTAAACACACACTAGAAACTATAGAAGTTTGGGGGGGATCACCAGTTATTAACCAGGCCACTTCAACGATTATCTAA
- the csx18 gene encoding CRISPR-associated protein Csx18, with the protein MYISHRAIQIRNLTQATVNGSLTLIILLIAPLGLAAVIINTVLVTLASYLTATISDRVIYYLQKDSIRAELVNNPHESKIQKRSQSSDLDR; encoded by the coding sequence ATGTATATCTCTCATCGTGCCATCCAAATTCGCAATCTAACCCAGGCCACGGTCAACGGCAGCTTAACCCTCATCATTTTATTAATCGCCCCCTTAGGATTAGCAGCGGTCATCATCAATACTGTCTTAGTCACTCTAGCCAGCTATTTAACCGCCACCATTAGTGATCGCGTCATATATTATCTCCAAAAAGACTCGATACGGGCAGAATTAGTCAACAATCCCCATGAGTCCAAAATTCAGAAACGCTCCCAATCTAGTGACTTAGACCGCTAA
- a CDS encoding helicase-related protein has protein sequence MDAVTQELQDKGLIYFDPTQNQWVTAEEYLSGHIKQKIKAAQEAGLSKNVADLKKNLPLAVMPDAPPDVKAECAKALGIELSELSEPEFEKLMANTLSIRFSSSWVPAAIYQTFLRQLLNLNNINVHCSKTSSTWTVVNSGASSSVENNRTYGARYDGIKLSEIALNLKDPVVYDYDSELDKNILNPTETEQCRNKTGLIKDAFLNWIWTDTGRAIELTKLYNQTFNTQKPRRYNGSHLTFLGMNPNISLREHQKNQVWRIIQEQSTGIFAAVGSGKTYTMITACMELRRLKLCFKPVIACLNSTVKQITTEAKLLYPNAKILSEPESLSKEKRRRFLSRIATGDWDIIIISHTHFFSIRIDKEAELNFLYEELNKIRTEIRLSDCRDATKTLERQKNNLEARIKKVTESERKDDGFTFEQLGVDCLMLDESQQFKNLSFITKQRNIAGLPNSHSQRAQDTCMKIHYLLSNGGRVVFSTGTPISNSMAELYTQMRYLMPDEMERLGINHFDAWCSLFGETVTAPEITPAGKYKVKNRFAKFVNLPELMNLFRKVADITTEDMIDLPKPKVNLINPVSPPSPEQASYMANLAKRADRIQGRMVEPDIDNMLKVTSDGRKCSLDPRLVGAGPNFQGSKLDELIFNVWTIWKLSTPIQGTQIIFCDLREWIYDWIKDGLIQMGIPNHQIQIAQEVKDKKTLYGKVNRGEVRVIIGSTQTLGTGVNVQQRMIAQHDYDAPWRPSDVVQRLGRTARQGNMFKKVWVFRYVTTGAKSLASFDSFAWQVLETKAKFIAQVWQSNDLPRTAEDISGQAMTYAQVKALATGDPIMLEQAELQQEQSRLNLLYKAWSNEQTRFHYDKQQAPKLIKELPAKIKHLESILNNREIIILDQKYNSLEDAANIIQDLRKAQLGWGKELGSIYGLPLRCEWQEKNVFFLDNTFIKVGYTETILDSLKRITNRIPDTLERLKQNLDGAYKTLKQNAEPFAYSEQLKAINERLKEIHDIIFKPEEAAPGEDDTSETEELEQPEHNVITTGRHSFDYLKERELPEWANDMMAIMPEPETNVIPFPIQKEIKPLTVITPTRFEAITRDESILQGCLF, from the coding sequence ATGGATGCCGTTACTCAAGAACTGCAGGACAAAGGACTCATCTACTTTGACCCAACTCAAAACCAGTGGGTGACGGCAGAAGAATACCTGTCAGGACATATCAAACAAAAAATCAAGGCCGCTCAAGAAGCTGGACTCAGCAAAAATGTTGCAGACCTAAAGAAAAACTTACCCCTGGCCGTAATGCCCGATGCACCGCCCGATGTTAAGGCCGAATGTGCCAAAGCATTAGGGATTGAACTGAGCGAACTCTCAGAGCCTGAATTTGAGAAGCTCATGGCCAATACCCTCAGTATTCGCTTCAGTAGTAGTTGGGTGCCAGCCGCCATCTACCAAACCTTCCTCCGTCAGTTACTTAACCTCAACAACATCAATGTCCACTGCAGCAAAACCTCTAGTACCTGGACAGTCGTAAACAGTGGGGCCAGTAGCTCAGTCGAAAACAACCGGACGTATGGCGCACGATATGACGGTATCAAACTGTCCGAAATCGCCCTCAACCTCAAAGACCCTGTGGTGTACGACTACGACTCCGAATTAGATAAAAACATCCTCAACCCTACCGAAACGGAACAGTGCCGGAATAAGACCGGACTAATCAAGGACGCATTTCTGAACTGGATTTGGACAGACACCGGACGGGCCATTGAACTAACCAAGCTCTATAACCAGACATTCAATACCCAGAAACCTCGGCGGTACAACGGTTCGCATCTCACCTTCCTCGGTATGAACCCAAACATCAGTTTACGAGAGCATCAGAAAAACCAAGTCTGGCGGATTATCCAAGAACAATCCACCGGAATATTCGCCGCTGTCGGCTCCGGTAAAACCTACACCATGATCACCGCTTGCATGGAACTACGGCGGCTAAAACTGTGCTTCAAGCCTGTCATCGCTTGCCTCAATAGCACCGTCAAGCAAATCACGACAGAAGCCAAACTCCTCTACCCCAATGCCAAAATTCTCTCTGAACCCGAATCACTCAGTAAAGAGAAGCGCAGACGTTTCTTATCCCGGATTGCCACGGGAGATTGGGACATCATTATCATCTCCCACACTCACTTCTTCTCAATTCGGATCGACAAGGAGGCTGAGTTAAACTTCCTTTACGAAGAACTCAATAAAATTCGGACAGAGATTCGCTTATCCGATTGCCGAGATGCCACAAAAACCTTGGAGCGGCAAAAGAACAATCTGGAGGCCCGCATCAAAAAGGTCACAGAATCAGAGCGCAAAGATGACGGGTTTACCTTTGAGCAACTTGGCGTTGATTGCCTGATGTTGGATGAATCACAGCAGTTCAAAAACCTAAGTTTCATTACCAAGCAACGGAATATTGCAGGGTTGCCCAACAGCCACAGCCAACGGGCCCAGGATACCTGTATGAAAATCCATTACCTCCTCAGCAATGGCGGACGGGTCGTATTCTCTACCGGAACACCCATCAGTAACTCCATGGCCGAGCTTTATACCCAAATGCGCTACCTCATGCCAGACGAGATGGAACGCCTCGGCATTAACCACTTTGATGCCTGGTGTAGCTTGTTCGGTGAAACCGTCACCGCTCCCGAAATTACGCCAGCCGGAAAGTACAAAGTCAAGAATCGGTTTGCCAAGTTCGTTAACCTACCCGAACTGATGAACCTGTTTCGGAAGGTGGCAGACATTACCACCGAAGACATGATCGACTTGCCCAAACCCAAGGTCAATCTCATTAACCCCGTCAGCCCCCCAAGCCCTGAGCAAGCCAGTTACATGGCCAACCTGGCCAAACGAGCCGACCGTATCCAAGGCCGGATGGTCGAACCTGACATCGACAATATGCTCAAAGTCACCAGTGATGGCCGTAAATGCTCCCTTGACCCCCGCTTAGTCGGAGCGGGCCCAAACTTCCAAGGCTCCAAGCTGGATGAACTCATCTTCAATGTTTGGACAATCTGGAAACTCTCAACCCCAATCCAGGGAACACAAATCATCTTCTGCGACTTACGGGAATGGATTTACGACTGGATTAAGGACGGCCTCATCCAGATGGGTATCCCTAACCATCAAATCCAAATCGCCCAGGAAGTCAAAGATAAAAAGACCCTCTACGGCAAAGTGAACCGAGGCGAGGTGCGAGTCATCATCGGCTCTACACAAACACTCGGAACGGGCGTTAATGTGCAGCAGCGCATGATTGCCCAACATGACTACGATGCCCCCTGGCGGCCCAGCGATGTTGTGCAACGACTTGGCCGCACCGCACGACAAGGCAATATGTTCAAAAAAGTGTGGGTGTTTCGCTATGTCACAACAGGCGCAAAGTCCCTCGCCAGCTTTGATTCCTTCGCTTGGCAAGTCCTCGAAACCAAAGCCAAATTCATTGCCCAAGTCTGGCAAAGCAATGACCTACCCCGAACCGCCGAAGATATATCAGGACAGGCCATGACCTATGCCCAGGTCAAAGCACTGGCCACAGGCGACCCAATCATGCTCGAACAAGCTGAACTCCAACAGGAGCAAAGCCGCCTTAACCTCCTCTACAAAGCCTGGAGTAATGAACAAACTCGATTCCACTACGACAAGCAGCAAGCTCCAAAACTCATCAAGGAGTTACCCGCCAAAATTAAGCACCTCGAATCCATCCTCAATAACCGAGAAATTATCATCCTTGATCAGAAATACAACTCCCTAGAAGATGCCGCCAACATCATCCAAGATTTGCGGAAAGCTCAACTAGGGTGGGGCAAAGAGTTAGGCTCAATCTACGGACTGCCCCTCCGTTGCGAGTGGCAAGAGAAAAATGTCTTTTTCTTGGACAACACATTCATTAAGGTGGGTTATACCGAGACAATCCTTGACAGCCTTAAAAGAATTACCAATCGGATTCCCGATACCCTAGAGCGACTCAAGCAGAATTTGGATGGAGCCTATAAAACCCTCAAACAAAATGCTGAACCCTTCGCCTATAGCGAACAACTAAAAGCCATCAATGAGCGGCTCAAAGAAATCCATGACATTATCTTCAAGCCGGAGGAAGCCGCCCCCGGTGAAGACGATACCAGCGAAACCGAAGAACTGGAACAACCAGAACATAATGTAATCACCACCGGACGACATTCATTCGATTACCTAAAAGAGCGTGAGTTACCCGAATGGGCCAACGACATGATGGCAATCATGCCTGAACCGGAAACCAACGTTATCCCGTTCCCAATCCAAAAAGAAATCAAACCACTCACGGTCATCACACCCACTCGATTTGAAGCCATTACCCGTGATGAATCGATATTACAAGGCTGTCTATTTTAA
- a CDS encoding DUF433 domain-containing protein: MNSKLVESLTDAIIALPKDDYDLFQNTLVSKTIQKTPGVCGGYACIRDTRIPVWTIVSLIQQGANDQELLIDFEGLTGLDLLICRKYYQTHLEEIDTLILSHAQEKDWDV, translated from the coding sequence ATGAACTCAAAACTAGTTGAATCACTCACCGATGCAATCATAGCCTTACCTAAAGATGACTATGATCTGTTTCAAAACACCTTAGTTTCCAAAACAATTCAGAAAACCCCTGGAGTTTGTGGTGGCTATGCCTGTATTCGAGACACACGCATTCCAGTCTGGACAATCGTTTCTTTGATTCAACAGGGAGCCAATGATCAAGAACTCTTAATTGACTTTGAAGGATTAACAGGTCTTGACTTATTAATTTGTCGTAAATATTATCAAACTCATCTAGAGGAAATTGACACCCTAATTCTGTCCCATGCCCAGGAGAAGGATTGGGATGTTTAG
- a CDS encoding ISKra4-like element ISSysp8 family transposase (programmed frameshift), with the protein MDRQTQSELQTHLNAIAAILFKEADPADLKTLGGIEKSVRGLAQEHVLPQLGIFFIDSATETRPGKTRVITSILGELHLSQSQAEQLHVKPRSRWSPYLERCCLLVSANASYQRAEEDIEVLTGITVSHSTLQRLVQRQAWPEVVLTRPIEEMSLDGGMIRLRTEAGTPCEWRDYKALAIHDQAGVAFFKDNEGLIHWANRQPRTTPFTGLGDGHNGVWNILTQIGTTRERIEILDWFHLMENAHKVQATPTQLKAVRDHLWQGQVTLAIQVLQNYRCLGASTFIQYLRHHQHRIIHYQAWQAAGHSIGSGQVESFVKQISLRVKLPGAQWLPQNVPKLLKHRCAYLNGAFAP; encoded by the exons ATGGATAGACAGACGCAATCAGAACTCCAGACTCATTTAAATGCCATTGCGGCCATCCTGTTTAAAGAAGCCGACCCAGCAGACCTGAAAACCTTAGGCGGGATAGAAAAGAGTGTGCGAGGCTTAGCCCAGGAACATGTTTTGCCCCAATTAGGAAT ATTTTTTATCGACAGCGCAACAGAGACGAGACCTGGAAAAACCCGAGTCATAACGAGTATTCTGGGGGAGCTGCACCTAAGTCAGTCTCAAGCAGAGCAATTGCATGTCAAGCCAAGGAGTCGTTGGAGTCCATACCTAGAGCGTTGTTGTCTCTTAGTGAGTGCCAATGCCTCCTATCAGCGAGCCGAAGAAGATATCGAGGTGTTGACGGGGATAACGGTGTCCCACAGCACCCTCCAGCGTCTGGTGCAGCGTCAGGCGTGGCCGGAGGTGGTATTGACCCGCCCCATTGAAGAGATGAGCTTAGATGGGGGGATGATTCGCCTGCGCACCGAAGCAGGAACCCCCTGTGAGTGGCGAGACTACAAAGCCTTAGCGATTCATGACCAGGCCGGGGTTGCCTTCTTTAAGGACAATGAGGGCTTAATCCATTGGGCCAATCGTCAACCTCGAACTACTCCCTTTACCGGTTTGGGGGATGGGCATAACGGGGTCTGGAACATTCTGACTCAGATAGGGACGACCCGAGAGCGGATTGAAATCTTGGATTGGTTTCATTTGATGGAAAACGCCCATAAGGTGCAGGCGACACCCACTCAATTAAAAGCCGTGCGAGACCATCTCTGGCAGGGACAGGTGACGCTGGCCATTCAAGTGTTACAGAACTATCGGTGTCTGGGAGCCTCGACCTTTATCCAGTATTTAAGGCATCATCAACACCGAATCATTCACTACCAGGCCTGGCAGGCGGCGGGGCACTCGATTGGCTCTGGACAGGTTGAGTCCTTCGTGAAGCAGATTAGTCTCCGGGTGAAGTTGCCAGGGGCGCAATGGTTGCCGCAGAATGTTCCTAAGCTATTGAAACATCGCTGTGCTTATCTCAATGGCGCTTTTGCTCCTTGA
- the cmr4 gene encoding type III-B CRISPR module RAMP protein Cmr4 — protein sequence MNPMHLVYLYLLSPLHTGGTTQEGNLLGIARESHTELPYIPSSSIRGRLRASLSDDQAEQYRLFGNEISAGSLEQGAIWIGDGSILWLPVPSLSHGVIWISSPLLLKRWARLSKVDCSIPDVSVRCFVHPILATGKPVYLKDAILKPDQLQAWDEWQKFIPISDKSDIKRVIVLPDKHCATLIQMSLWRQVKIKLDEHKSVSSGSFRYEEAIPPDTLMYFPWGVTAQAKQQQDTTRVFEGILREHSLLQIGGQESLGRGFVQAWLAT from the coding sequence ATGAACCCGATGCATCTTGTCTATCTTTATCTCCTCTCCCCTCTCCATACAGGTGGCACAACTCAGGAAGGCAATCTCTTGGGAATTGCGCGTGAGTCACACACCGAACTACCCTACATTCCCTCTAGCTCTATTCGTGGCCGGTTGCGAGCTAGTTTGTCGGATGACCAGGCCGAACAATACCGTTTATTTGGTAACGAAATTAGTGCTGGGTCGCTAGAACAGGGTGCGATCTGGATTGGAGATGGCTCAATTTTATGGTTGCCCGTTCCGTCCCTGAGCCATGGGGTGATCTGGATTAGTTCACCACTGCTTTTGAAACGCTGGGCCCGATTAAGCAAAGTAGATTGTTCTATTCCTGATGTTTCTGTTAGGTGCTTCGTTCATCCAATATTAGCAACAGGCAAGCCAGTTTATCTCAAAGATGCCATTCTCAAACCCGACCAGCTCCAGGCCTGGGATGAGTGGCAAAAATTTATCCCTATTTCTGATAAGAGCGACATCAAGCGCGTTATTGTTCTGCCCGATAAACATTGTGCAACACTGATCCAAATGAGTTTATGGCGACAAGTAAAAATTAAACTAGATGAGCATAAATCAGTCAGTAGTGGTAGTTTTCGCTATGAAGAAGCAATTCCACCTGACACCCTCATGTACTTTCCTTGGGGAGTAACCGCCCAGGCCAAGCAACAGCAAGATACAACCCGTGTTTTTGAAGGTATTCTTCGAGAGCATTCTCTTTTACAAATCGGCGGGCAGGAAAGTTTAGGACGAGGCTTTGTCCAGGCCTGGTTGGCAACTTAG